In one Raphanus sativus cultivar WK10039 unplaced genomic scaffold, ASM80110v3 Scaffold0199, whole genome shotgun sequence genomic region, the following are encoded:
- the LOC130501451 gene encoding zinc finger A20 and AN1 domain-containing stress-associated protein 5-like: MAQRTEKEETEFKVLETLTPTLCSNNCGVTANPATNNMCQKCFNASVAGVDSTSTLKRSARSVNLRSTPAKAVIRRPRETDPVKRDQQQQTMINRCSGCRKKVGLTGFRCRCGDLFCAEHRYSDRHDCSYDYKTAGREAIARENPVVKAAKMVKV; the protein is encoded by the coding sequence ATGGCGCAGAGAACGGAGAAGGAAGAGACGGAGTTCAAGGTCCTCGAAACCTTGACCCCGACGCTCTGCTCAAACAACTGCGGCGTCACAGCGAATCCAGCGACCAACAACATGTGTCAGAAATGTTTCAACGCCTCCGTCGCAGGCGTAGACTCCACCTCGACGTTGAAAAGATCGGCCAGATCCGTCAACCTCCGATCCACGCCAGCAAAAGCCGTGATCCGTCGTCCCAGGGAGACCGACCCGGTTAAGAGGGATCAACAGCAACAGACGATGATAAACCGGTGTTCCGGCTGTCGGAAGAAGGTCGGTTTGACCGGGTTCAGGTGCCGGTGCGGGGACCTTTTCTGCGCCGAGCACCGTTACTCGGATCGACACGATTGCAGCTACGACTACAAAACCGCCGGCCGTGAGGCGATCGCTAGAGAGAATCCTGTTGTCAAGGCGGCGAAGATGGTTAAAGTTTAA